The DNA window GCGTGCGCTGACCCGCGAATGGCCCGTGACGGATACAGCGGTCATCGTCTGCGACATGTGGGACAAGCACTGGTGCGATTTCGCAAACGCGCGCGTCGCGGAGATGGCCCCGCGCATGGCGGAGGTGTTGAACGCCGCGCGCGGGGCGGGCGTCCAGATCATTCACTGCCCGTCCGAGACCCTGGGCTTCTACCAGGACTGGCCGCAGCGCCGCCGCATGCAGGCTGCGCCGCCCGTTGCGCCGCCGGACCAGAAAACGGTCGCGGATCCGCCCCTGCCCATCGACGATTCCGACGGCGGTTGCCCCGGCCCGGAGCAGCCGTACGCGGCATGGACGCGGCAGACCGCGACGCTCCCGGTCGGCGAATACGACGGTATCAGCGACGATGGGCGCGAAGTGTACCATTTCCTCGCGCAGGAGGGCATCACGCATGTCATTATCATGGGCGTGCACACAAACATGTGCGTGCTGAACCGGTCTTTCGGCATCCGCCAACTGAGCCGTTGGGGACTGGACTGCTGCCTCGTGCGCGACCTCACCGATACGATGTACAACCCCGCGATGCCACCGCGGATACCCCACGATGAAGGAACGGACCTGGTCGTGCAGCACATCGAGAAGTACTGGTGCCCGAGCCTGACCAGCGAGGACCTGCTGGCGGGTCTTCCCGGCTGAAACGCCCCCGCGTGGCGGTCATGCCATGGCCGGCTCGAAACGCAGGACCGGCGCAGCGGCGATGACGAAATCTTCGTCGTCGTAGAACACCGCCCATTGACCCGGTGTTACGGACCGTTCTGGCGCACGCAGCCGGACGCGCGCGCCGGTGCGGCTGCCGGGCACGGCCACGGGCGTCACCGTGGCGGGAACTGCATGATGCCGAGAGCGGATTTGCACGCGGCATTCGAAGGGCGTGTCCTGGGGAGCCATGCCGCCCCAGCAGATGCGGCCCGTCTCGAACTGGGCGCAGAAAGTGGCTTCTTCCGTTCCGGCGATGAGCGTGTTCCGCGCGGCGTCGAGCCCCACAACGTAGTAAGGCCGTTCCGCGGCGATGCCAAGCCCGCGCCGCTGGCCAATGGTGTAGTGGATTAGGCCTTTGTGACGGCCAAGCGCGCGGCCATCCGCCGAGGTGATCGGCCCCGGTGCGGACGGCACGTCCCGAGCTTTCAAGAACCGCGCGTAGTCACGGTCCGCGACGAAGCAGAGTTCCTGGCTGTCGCGTTTCTGTGCCGTGCGGCAATCGAGATGTGCCGCGCGTGCGCGCACCTCGTCCTTGGTCATCTCGCCCAGCGGGAAGACGGCCCGGCGCAGCTGCGCCTGGGTCAGCGGCGCGAGCACGTAGCTCTGGTCCTTGGCCGGATGCACGGCGCGGCGGAGCGACCAGCGCGCGCCGCGCTTCTCGAGGCGTGCGTAATGACCCATGGCGATGTATTCCATGCCCAGTTCATTTGCCCGCTGATAGAGCGCGCCGAACTTGATCATGCGGTTGCACCGGACGCAGGGGTTCGGCGTCCGGCCCGCGGCGTATTCTTCCGCAAAGAAGCGGATGATGTCGCGGTCGAAGCGGTCCAAGGCGTGCAGCACTTCGTGAGGGATGCCGAGCGTGGCGCAGACGCGGCGCGCATCCTGGGCGGCTTCCAGGCCGCAGCAGGGCTCGAACGGGGATTTCCCGGCCGGTTCGGGCACGAGGCGCAGCGTCAGCCCCATGCACAC is part of the Candidatus Hydrogenedentota bacterium genome and encodes:
- the mnmA gene encoding tRNA 2-thiouridine(34) synthase MnmA, producing MRIPTNARVLVAMSGGVDSAVAASLLVEQGCVCMGLTLRLVPEPAGKSPFEPCCGLEAAQDARRVCATLGIPHEVLHALDRFDRDIIRFFAEEYAAGRTPNPCVRCNRMIKFGALYQRANELGMEYIAMGHYARLEKRGARWSLRRAVHPAKDQSYVLAPLTQAQLRRAVFPLGEMTKDEVRARAAHLDCRTAQKRDSQELCFVADRDYARFLKARDVPSAPGPITSADGRALGRHKGLIHYTIGQRRGLGIAAERPYYVVGLDAARNTLIAGTEEATFCAQFETGRICWGGMAPQDTPFECRVQIRSRHHAVPATVTPVAVPGSRTGARVRLRAPERSVTPGQWAVFYDDEDFVIAAAPVLRFEPAMA